A single window of Populus nigra chromosome 17, ddPopNigr1.1, whole genome shotgun sequence DNA harbors:
- the LOC133677267 gene encoding uncharacterized protein LOC133677267 isoform X2, producing MGSVTCIVWQKLEEENGEFFRAYYLRLKVKQQIEEFNKLLVQQAHLMHDLNSTGVAPMPPSNGFHISPLHQNTACYGPDHTGPTMKPESMHHPIGSSLTNAYTNGGSSLHSRMHAAVEISARANRIDAPPNMLSMQSSNIGLLQGMNGGMIKSEAGYSGTSPYMFGADGNVLEARPSIADASVASFSSVDSSSQALNESILDADTSSFGFLSQIPQVFSLSDLTADFTQSSEILENYSRSPFLAADNDNFPDSREREHPGDNRRLDSISEGMSYDDFGSE from the exons ATGGGAAGTGTCACATGCATCG TTTGGCAAAAGCTTGAAGAAGAGAATGGTGAATTCTTCAGGGCTTATTATTTGAGGTTGAAGGTAAAGCAACAAATAGAGGAATTCAACAAGCTGCTTGTGCAGCAGGCTCACTTGATGCATGACCTAAATTCAACTGGAGTTGCCCCAATGCCTCCTTCTAATGGATTTCATATCTCACCAT TGCACCAGAATACAGCATGCTATGGTCCAGATCATACAGGACCGACCATGAAGCCAGAGAGCATGCATCACCCCATTGGCTCCAGTTTGACAAATGCATACACTAATGGTGGATCATCATTGCACTCACGTATGCATGCTGCTGTTGAAATATCTGCTCGTGCCAATAGAATTGATGCACCTCCAAACATGCTTTCAATGCAGAGCTCAAACATTGGTCTGCTGCAAGGAATGAATGGGGGAATGATCAAATCAGAAGCTGGTTATTCGGGTACTTCCCCTTACATGTTTGGTGCTGATGGCAATGTCCTAGAAGCACGCCCATCTATTGCGGATGCATCTGTTGCATCTTTCAGCAGCGTAGACTCCAGTTCGCAAGCCTTGAATGAGTCTATTCTGGATGCAGACACTTCTTCATTTGGATTTTTAAGTCAGATTCCTCAAGTTTTCAGTCTCTCGGATCTGACAGCTGATTTTACCCAGAGTTCAG AAATATTGGAGAACTATTCAAGATCACCTTTTCTAGCAGCAGACAATGATAACTTCCCAGATTCTCGTGAAAGAGAACATCCAG GAGATAATAGAAGGTTGGACTCCATATCAGAAGGCATGAGTTATGATGATTTTGGAAGTGAATAG
- the LOC133677590 gene encoding two-component response regulator ARR9, translated as MAITGDSLSQFHVLAVDDSLIDRKLIERLLKTSSYQVTTVDSGSKALKFLGLQEDEQSNPDTPFVSPNNHQEVEVNLIITDYCMPGMTGYDLLKKVKESSSLRNIPVVIMSSENVPSRITRCLEEGAEEFFLKPVRLSDLNRLKPHMMKTKIKNQKQEEQEELEMPTIQSEEQKQPVQQPSSQPQPESQPQPSALLLQPNNNKRKAMEEGLSPDRTRPRYNGIPTMV; from the exons ATGGCAATAACAGGGGATTCACTCTCCCAGTTTCATGTTTTAGCTGTTGATGACAGCTTAATAGATAGAAAGCTGATTGAGAGGCTTCTCAAGACATCATCCTATCAAG TTACTACAGTTGATTCTGGTAGCAAAGCCTTGAAGTTTCTGGGATTACAAGAAGATGAACAAAGCAACCCAGACACACCATTTGTTTCTCCTAACAATCACCAG GAAGTGGAAGTGAATCTTATTATTACAGATTACTGTATGCCTGGCATGACAGGCTATGATTTGCTCAAGAAAGTAAAG GAATCATCATCTCTCAGAAACATACCTGTAGTGATCATGTCATCTGAAAATGTTCCTTCAAGGATCACCAG ATGTTTGGAGGAGGGAGCCGAGGAATTTTTCTTGAAGCCAGTAAGACTATCAGATTTGAATAGGCTTAAACCTCACATGATGAAAACTAAAATCAAGAACCAAAAACAAGAAGAGCAAGAAGAGCTTGAAATGCCAACTATTCAGTCAGAAGAGCAGAAACAACCAGTGCAGCAGCCATCATCACAGCCACAGCCTGAGTCACAACCACAACCGTCAGCACTACTACTACAGCCCAACAATAACAAGAGGAAGGCTATGGAAGAAGGGCTTTCACCAGATAGAACCAGACCTAGATACAATGGCATCCCTACTATGGTCTGA